The Candidatus Rubidus massiliensis DNA segment AATTTTGTTTAATGTTTTTTTATCTAAAACATGACGAATTGTGTGAGCTAAATCAAATAATCCTAAATAATTAATAACTTCTAGCAATTCATTTTTACTAATTTCTAGCAAAGGGCTTAATGACGTTCTAGGAATAAATTCTTTAGGTAAAATTTCACTAAAGCCGCTTTTCTTCATTAATTCCGCTTGAAGAAACACTTGCATGCGATCATTTACAACTGGAATATTATCAGATAATCCCATCAATTTTTTTATACGCTCATGTAATGCTTTAGGCAAAGTAGCAATAAAACATTTTTGTAAATGCGTTGGATACTCATGTAACACTGCCTTAAGCCATGAATAATGTATTTCTTTATCAAAAAACTTTTTGGGATTTAAAAAAGCAAATTTAGGATCTTCCGATTCGACGTCTTGTAATTGAATTAAATCAGATTGCTCTTTTGGCAAAACGTCGAAAAATGAAATAGGATTATTCGCATTAAAATGATTAGCCAATACCTTAATAAATAAGGCTTTTTTGGGATTCATAAGTTAGATCCTATTATTCTTGATCTTCTTCTGATTTTTCTTCCTTTGGAGCTGATTCTATTTTGGGAATTTTTCCTAATTGTTCAAATTTCAGAAATTGCTTAAAACCTAAATGTTTAATAATAGGAAAAAATTTCCATAGCATCCAAAGCATGGATAATAGTGAAAGAAAAGTTAACAAAAGAAAGCTAAAAAATATAAAGCGAAATCGTCTAAGTGAATCTTTAGCTACAGTTACTCCCCAAACATTAACAAAAGCTCTATCATCTGGTGATTGCAAAAATAACGTGCCCGATAAGTCGCTCGCTCTTGCACGATCGGGAATAATAGTTACGTTATCATAATCTAAACCTGTAACGCTGGCTGATACTAACCGTTTGATGCGAGTTGTCAAATGACTATTCGGATCATCTAATACGCCATTGTGTTTGACATAAACAGAAGCTGTTACCCTTTCTTTTTGTGTACCTGGATTTAACAAATCTTCTTTAGGAAAGGAAATTTGTACTTCTGCGTCCAATATTCCATCAATTTTACGAATAGTACTAGCAATTTGTTCCGCAATACCCGCTTGATAGCGTATTTGTTCTTGTAATTCAGAAGGAACAAGCCCAACGGTTGAAAAAAGGTTTAGCAAATTTTGGCTTCTTCTTCTTGGTAAGCCAACTTGGTTTAGCAAACTCATGGCTTCGGTCGCTTGGCTTTGTTTTACAGCAATATCCCAAACAACAGCGCGATTACCACCACCTGCACCGCCTTCATTTGTGCGAACCTTGACAGTATCAATGCCTCTTGTAGACAAATAAACGATGATTTCATTTGCCTCTTTTTCTTCCAAACCATTAACTATCGTTTTTTGTGATTCGCAACTACTAAAAACAAAAGATAGTATAAATAAATAGAAAATGGTCAAGAGAGGTTTTAAAGAACGATTTTGTTTTTTCATAAAACAAGCAACTATTTATATTTATCATAGTATTCGGATCGTAACATAATCTACTATTTTGTTACATTTTTTAATTTTGTATTTTATTAAAGTTACTTTGTTAGGTAAAAACTATATGTTAAAACTCATTTTTTTTTGACATTATGAAAATAAAATAGTAAATGTAATACTAAACCATATTTATGTATTTATTTGTTTAAGATAGCTGTCTTTCAATCGATATCAACTATAAAGTGTACAAAACCTCCTAATCTAATTTCTAAGCCATTTTTTTTAGATTGTCCCTTTAATGAATACAAACTTATTTTTTTCAAAGGAAAAATTTAAGACTTAAAAACTTAGGAGTAAACATGAGATCTATTTGGTCAGGTTCTTTAAGTTTTGGCTTAATAAATATTCCTATTCGTCTTTATAGCGGCACCCAAGAGCACACATTAAACTTTGATATGTTGCATAAAAAGGATCTATCACCTGTTCGATATGCTAAAGTTTGTAAAGAAGAAGAAAAGGAAATACCTTACAACGAGATTGTTAAAGGTTATGAATACCAAAAAGGGGAATATATTGTTATTGATGAAAAGGATTTTCAAGATGCCTTTCCCCAAAAAACAAAACTTATTGAAATTTTAAGTTTTACCAATGAAGTTGACATAGACTCTGTTTTTTATGAAAAGCCCTATTTTCTAGAGCCTGATAAAGGCGCTGATAAGGCTTATGTTTTGTTAAAAGAGGCTTTAAGTCATACAAAAAAAGTGGCCATCGCTAGATTTATCATGAAAAATAGAGAACATATTGCCGCCATTAAACCTTATGAAAAAGGGAATATTTTAATTTTAAATCAACTTCGTTATTTTTCTGAAATTCGTCAAAGCAAGGAGTTAAAGATTCCAGATGCCGAAATTTCAAAAAAAGAGATGGATATGGCGATCAAATTGATCGAACAGTTAGAAGCTCCCTTTACTCCCCAAGAATATAAAGATCCCTATATAGAAGATTTAGAAAAAGTGATTGATCAGAAAATCAAAGGCATTAAGCCTTCTAAAAAAGCTACTCCAAAAGCTAAGGGAAAAGTTCACGATATTATGTCTTTATTAAAGGCTAGCTTAGAAACAAAAAAGCAGCCTAAAAAAAAGGCGGGTTAAACTCTTAAAGATAAGATAAATTTAGGTTAAGAATGGGTTTAAAAAAATACTGGCAAAAAAGAAAATTTGAAGAGACTACTGAACCTAAAGGATCTAAAAAATCGAAACACAAAAAACTTCTTTTTGTTGTCCAAAAACATGATGCTTCCCATCTACATTATGATTTTCGTTTAGAACTCTTAGGGGTTTTAAAAAGTTGGGCTGTTCCAAAAGGTCCTTCTATGAATTCTGATGACAAACGATTAGCCATTGAAGTGGAAGATCATCCTTATGAATATCACAAATTCGAAGGAATCATTCCCAAAGGTAATTATGGAGCCGGTACCGTAGAAATTTGGGATAATGGATTTTATCAACCGCTAAATGAAAAGGGAGAAATAATTTCAGAAGAAGCTTTTTTGAAAGATCTTAAAAAAGGTCACATTCGGTTTAATCTTCAAGGTAAAAAACTAAAAGGTGAATTTTCCCTTATAAGAATTCAATCTGATAAAAAAAATCAATGGCTTTTGGTAAAGAAAAAAGATTCATTTACCTCTTCCAATTCAGAAATTGAATTAATCAAAAATTTGCCTAATACGCCAATGCCTCACCAAATAAAACCCATGCTATCCACTTTAGTGGATAAACCCTTTGATAATTTATTGTGGTTGTTTGAAATTAAATGGGATGGATATCGCGCAATAGCTGAGGTAAAAAAAGGAAAGGTAAATTTATATTCTCGCTCATTCCAAAGTTTTAATGAGGCCTACAAGCCAATCGTTCAAGCCTTAGCTAAAATTCCTTTTGATGCCGTTTTTGATGGAGAGATCGTTATTTTAGATGAAAATGGCAAATCGTCTTTTGAATATTTACAAAAATATAGTGAAAATCAATTTGCTTTAACCTACATAATTTTTGACCTTCTTTATTATGAAGGGAAAAACTTAACTTCAATGCCTTTAATTCAAAGGAAAAACCTACTAGCCTCTGTATTACCAAAAAATATTCCCGCCTTACAATATAGTGATCACATCATTGAAAAGGGAATCTCATTATATAAATTGGCAAAGTCCCATCATTTAGAAGGTATAATGGCTAAAAAAATGGACAGTCTTTATATCTCTAAAAGAACACACGATTGGTTAAAAATTAAAACTTCAGAGCAACAAGAAGCTATCATTTGTGGTTTTACAAAGCCAAAAAAATCAAGACACTACTTTGGGGCTTTAATTCTTGGCGCTTATAAGCAAGGAAAACTTACTTATATTGGTCGAGCTGGAACTGGCTTTAATGAAAAACTCTTGGAAAAGGTTTACAACCTTATCTTGCCATTTAAACAAGATAAACCAATTTTTGCAGATGCCCCAAAAGCTAAAGAAATCGTTTGGGTTGAGCCCAAGTTTGTTTGTGAGGTAGGTTTCTTTGAATGGACCCGCTCAAAAGTTATGCGAAAACCTGTCTTTTTAGGTTTAAGAGAAGATAAAGAAATAAATGAGGTAGTTCCCGAAATGGCTGAGAAAACACAAATTGTTAAGAAATCTTCTCAAAATCTTCAATTTACCAATTTAGATAAAATTTTTTGGCCTCAAGAAAAATATACTAAAGGTGACGTCATAGCTTATTACGATTCAGTAGCTGAGTGGATTCTTCCCTATTTAAAAAATCGTCCTATGACCTTACATCGATCGCCCAATGGAATTGAAGGACCCAGTTTTTATCAAAAAGATGTAACTATTCCAGTTCCTTCTTGGGTTAAAAAATATACAATTCAACATGAATCGCGTGAAGTTCATTACTTAATGGCTCAAAATAAAAAAAGCTTATTATATATCGTTAATTTAGGATGCATTGAATTAAACCCTTTTAATTCACGCATACAACATATAGAACAGCCTGATTATATGATAATTGACTTAGATCCAGTGGATATAGAATTTAAACACGTGCGCACAACAGCTTTGACGGTTCATTATATTTTAGAAGATTTAAAAGTTCCCCATTTTTGCAAAACTTCTGGAGGTAGAGGCATCCATATTTGCATTCCTATGGGAGCTAAGTATACCTACGATGAGGTAAAACTTTTTGGGCAACTCATAGCCCAATTGACCCATCAGCAAATACCCTCTATAACTTCATTAGAAAGAAGTCCAAAAAATAGGAAAAAAAAGGTTTACTTAGATTATTTACAAAACAATTTTGGGCAAACTTTAGCCTCTGTTTATAGCGTGCGTCCAAAACCTGGTGCTACAGTATCAATGCCGCTTGAATGGAGTGAAGTGGAAGAGGATATAGATCCTAGAGATTTCACCATAAAAAACGCTTTGGAAAGGATAAAAGAAAAAGGAGATATATTTAAGGGGGTGTTAAAAAAAGGGATAAATTTAGAGAAGGCTTTAGAGAAAATTAATAAAAAACACTAATAATTTTGTTTATTTAATGTTTCCATCCTTTTGGTAAGATGCTCTACTATATCTGAGTAATCGTGACCTACCAATTTAATAATCTGCTTTTTTCGATCTTTTTGCTCTTTAGTTAAATGAGGCTTTGATTCTTGCTTTTTTATCACGTGTCCCTCCCAAAGTTCTGCTTCTTATCTATATTATATATTTTTTTTTATTTTTAGAAAATTTAGGTTTATATAGTAATTTCTGAGACTGATTACAAAAAGATTCAGAAGATTATTAATAACTATCAATTTTTAAGGTACTTCTATTACTATTACACAATTTATCACTATAAAAACTAATAATCTGAACTTATGGTTTTCAATTAGTACAAGATTTTATACGTTGATTATTTTTGGAATTGCTTATAAACCTAATGATAGGTGAAAAGATAAAAAACTTTGTAAATGATAAAATTCTACATTTCAACTAAAAAATTATTCAACTAATTCGTAAATAAATTACGTAAATTTTGATTATGCAATTAACTAAATATAAAGAAGGAAGCGTTCAAGAGTTATGGAAAATATCTTTTCCATTAATGCTATCTTCCTTTTCCGTTATGTTTATGTTATTTATAGATCGATTATTATTAGCCCAGTATTCATTAGACGCAGTTAACGCCGCTGTAAATGCTACAACAATTGGATGGGCTTGTTTATTTGGTTGGATCGTTTTATGTGGCATATCTGAAGTTTTTGTAGCCCAATATAATGGAGCTAATCAGTTTGATAAGTTAGGTTCACCTGTTTGGCAAATGATCTGGCTATCTTTACTCTCTTTTTTTTGGTTCATTCCTTTAGGCATTTGGGGCGGTAATTTAATTTTTTCTTATTCTGATTTTTCTCACTATGAAAAAGAATATTTTAAATGGATGATGTTTTTTAGTCCAAGTTATCCACTCTATGCTGCTTTATGTGGTTTTTTTATCGGTAGAGGTAAGACCTCTTTAGTTACAGGATTAACAATTGTAGCAAATATAGTTAATGCGTTTTTAGATGCAATTTTAATTTTTGGAATTCCAGGATGGATTCCCTCACTTGGTGTTAAAGGAGCTGCGATTGCCACAAGTGCAACAGGCATGCTTCAAGCTATTATTCTTTTTGTCGTTTTCTTAAAGCCTGTTTATCAAAACAAATTTGCTACATTAAATTATCGATTTAATAAACCTTTATTTATGCAATGTTTAAAAATTGGCTTACCAAATGCCATTTTTTGTGTCGTGGAAACGATAGGATTTGCCGTATTTTATGCTTTGATGACAAGGCTTGGGAAAGAATATATTACTATTGCTGGGATTAATCAAAGTATTATGATTTTGTTTTTTTTCTTTGCAGAAGGATTAAGTAAAGGAGCCACTACCATCGTTGGCAATCTTATAGGTGCAAATAAAAATCATTTCGTTAGTAAAGTCATAACCTCAGGTATCAAACTACATTTCATTTTTTTTCTAATTATTAGTTCACTTTTTTATTTCTTTGCCGATTTTTTATTAAATCTTTTTATACCGCAAAATGATAGTTATACCTTTTTTCAATATCGAAATGCTTTATTTACATCTTTAGTTTTTATGTCTGCTTTTCTTTTATTTGACGGAATTCGTTTATTACTAGCTGGTGTATTAACAGCAGCAGGTGATACCGTATTTTTATTTCTTGCAGGTTCTGGAACTGTTTGGCTTTTGTTTGTTTTGCCTACTTATTTTTTTATTTATATCCCCAAAGCTCCAGTTGAAATGGCTAGTGTGCTGTGCTTTATTTATGGCATTCTTTCCTGTTTTATCTACCTTTATCGGTTCTTAAGTGATAGTTGGAAGAAAAAACAAATTATTTTAGAAAAGGTAAGTATAAGCGAAAAATAAGGTTAGATTAAAATTGCTAAAATTTAAGAAGTAGAAAATAAAATTTTATTCAAATATTTTTGCTATATAAAATTCGTTTTCCCACTGATTATCGATCCATACTGCTTTTTTTTTGATTCCTTCTATCTCATAACCATTTTTTTGATAAAATTTCAATCCCCTAGAATTTGATGTTCTAACTCTTCCTTGTAATCTTTTAAAATTTGTAGATTTAGCAAATTTTTCCATTAATTTTAGCATGTATGAACCAATTCCAATATTCCAGTAGTCTTTTAATATCCTTAAACCGAACTCTCCAATATGTAATTCAAAGGGATGGTGTGGACGAGGTTTAAACAAACTTAAATGGGCTATGATTTGTTCATTATCAAATCCCCCTAATTCTAGGAATAAATCCGATTTATCGTCCCATTTCAACTTTAGGTTGTCCATACATATAGGTTGATTGAGATAATGCAAAGTGAAAGTTGTTTCTTTTGCGATTTGATTCGAAAAAATTTGATAATTAGTTGTATCTGCAGCGTTTAAATTTCGAAAGATAATTTTTTTATTTTTAAAGTCTAGACATTCATTTATGAGCGTTAAAGTCATTTTTTATTGATAGATGCTTTAGAATATTCTATTCAATTTTTTTATGAAAAGAGAAGTAGTCATTCAAACAGTTAGTTTTAATTCCAATTAGTAATAACAGCCTTCATATCATTTTTTAAAAATATAGGTGTATTTGGATTTTCATATAAATCTTTGAATGCTTGACGCGAATTATCGCTTTGTAATCCTTCACATAGCAAAATTAAATAAGTAGAAAGCGATAAATCTTTTAGAACTTCTTGATCGTTTAAAATACTTAAAGCGGCGTTTCCTACTTCTTCATCATGTTTAAAAGCCATTAATGCAATAGCCGCACGTTCATTATCTTCATTATACGGTTTGCCATGCAAAACCTTTAATAAAAAATTTTTAGCTGGATCACCGATTGCTTTTAAAGACTCTAACAAAATTTCATCATTAAAAAAATCTCCATATCCTATCATTTCAAAAATGGAAATAATGGCTCGTTTATCCCCAATTAATCCTAAACATTTAGCAATTAAAGAAGGTGCTTGACCATAACCTGGGTAAAGGGGATCATAATATTCTTCATTTTTTAAAATGGCTAAAAGCTCTGGAATGATTTCTCCTTTTTTCTCAACAATTGCCTTTATTTCACTTTCAGGATTTTCATCTTCTGACAAAATAAGATCTGCTATTAGTTTCTTATTTTCATTTTTAGAAGATTTGGTTTCATACAAATCTTTTAATTTTTTATAGACTTGTCTAATCTCATAAATTCTTTCAGCATCTCCTCCAGTTAACAATAGAGGAGCTAAATTTTGTTTCATTTGAGTTTCTAAAAACGCTAATTCTTCTATTCGTTTAAGATCAAATTCAGGATTTACCCCTTTTCCCTCTTTACTATAATAATCAAGCATAATAGAAAATTCGCCACCGAAATGAGCTTCCCTATGCATTAAAATAGCAATGTCTTGTGCATTATTCAATTGTAAAGAGTTTTCATCAATATCTGTCATAATTAAACACTATCTATCTGGCAAATTTTGTTATTGGCATTTTTTATTACAAGTTGTGCATTATAACTTGATCTAACAAATGGTCCACAATACATATAAGGTATTCCAATAGAATAGCCAAATTCTTCATATCTTTTAAAGACATTTGGATGGATAAATTCTTTTACCAATAATTTTTTATGATTAGCTTGTAAATACTGACCAATCGTAACGACGTCTATTGAAATTTCTTTTAAATCTCTTAAAGTTTGATATACTTCTTCTTCTTTTTCCCCAAGTCCAACCATTAAGCCCGTCTTAACAACTATAGACGGATACATTTCTTTAACAAAATGTAAAAGTTCTAAAGAACGATTATAGGTGGCCTTATGTCTAACACGAGACGTTAATTCTTTTACAGTCTCTAAATTATGATTAAAAATTTCAGGTTTTACCTCTAAAACGGTTTTTAAAGCTTCTTTATTGCCATTAAAATCGGAAGTCAGTACTTCTATTGTAATTTCTTCATTGTTTGCACGAATTTCTTTTATAATAGAGCTTAAGTGGCAGGCTCCACCATCTGCTAGATCATCTCTTGCAACCATTGTTATAACTACATGCTTCAATTGTAATTTTTGGACAGAATCGGCTACACGCTTAGGCTCATCTTCTTCTAATGCTTTGGGATTTTTAGAAAAATCAATGTCGCAAAATCCACAGTTTCTTGTACATTCTTTTCCCATTACCAAAAAAGTAGCGGTTCTTTTTGACCAACACTCTAAAAGATTTGGGCATTTAGCTTCTTCACACACCGTGGCCAGACGATTTTCTGCTATTAACTTCCCTGTATTCCATAGCTGGGAACCTTTGGGCAATTTTCTATGTAACCAAGAAGGAAATCGACCTTTTCCTACAGATTCTTTTTCATTATCAGGTTCTGGATTTTGAGGAAGAACATTTAATTTATTCATTATTTTACCGGTGGCATATGTAAAGGTTGATCCAAAGATAGGTAAGCGGCTTCTAACCAAGCTTCTGGAATCGTGGGGTGCGCATGAATAGTTTCAGTGATGCATTCAACGGTCAATTCATTTGCGATAGCCACTGCCATTTCTGCAATCATTATAGAAGCTCCATAACCTACGACCTGAGCTCCAAGAATTTGACCCGTTCTTTCATCAATAACAATTTGGGCAAAACCATCAGTATGTAGTGTTGCTTGTGATTTGCCAAGCGCTTGAAAAGGAAAAGATCCATATTTTGCCTGATACCCTTTTTCTTTAGCAGATTCTAAAGATAATCCAACTGTTGCAATTTCTGGTTGGGTAAAAATAACTGAAGGTACCGCTTCATAATGCATAAAAGCTTCTTTTCCACATGCATTATCAGCAGCTACTATTCCCTGATGAGTCGCTACGTGAGCTAACCACCATTTTGAGGCAATATCGCCTATCGCATAAATACCTGGAACACTCGTTTCCATTTTAGCATCAACTTTAACGAGGCCTTCTTTAGTAAGTTCTATGCCAAGCGATTCAAGGCCTATGTCTTTTACATTTAAACTTCTTCCAACAGCTACGAGAGCCATATCAGCTTCAATTTTACTGCCGTTGCCTAAAACAACTGTAATACCTTCGGAATTTTTTTCAATCGTTTCAACTTTAGCATTTACTTCTAACTTTACCCCTTTTTTCAAAAAGCTTTTCTTTAAAGCTTCTGAAACATTGATTGCTTCCATAGGTAAAATTCGAGGCAACATTTCGAATATAAAGACCTCTACTCCAAACGTATTAAACAAAGAAGCAAATTCGCAACCTATAACGCCCCCACCAATTATAGCTAATTTTTTAGGTAGTGTTCGTAGATTTAAAAGATCGGTCGAATCGATAATTTTATTCCCGTCGAAAGGAAAACTTCCAATGCTTCTTGATTCAGAACCTGTTGCGATTATAATTTTATTTGCTCGAAGAGTAAAAGAATCTCCTTTTCCTTCTATCTTTATTTCATTCTTAGTTAACAATGTAGCAAAACCATTTATAATGGTTATGTTATTAGATTTAATTAATCCTTCTAGCCCTTTTCTAATCTTTGCTACAACCTCATCCTTTCGATCGACCATTTTACTATAATCAAATTGCAATCCATCGATTTGAATTCCTAAATTGTTGGCATGTTTCATTCTATCGTATAACTCAGCACTTGCTATTAAAGCCTTTGATGGAATGCAGCCTCGATTTAAGCAAGTACCACCTAATTCTTTAGCTTCTACTAAAGCAACTTTTTTTCCTTGCTGAGCTGCTCGAATGGCCGCAGGATAGCCTCCAGGACCTGAACCTATAACTACTATGTCATATGAATTTTGAGTTGTTTCCATAATCGATGCTCATTTATTTTTTATATTTATGATGATACTATGCAGGTTTTTTTTTAAGTTTTAAATTAATTCTAAAAAAAACTTTAAAAAAAGTGATATATCTATTTGATTAACTTAAATAATGATGATTTTACAAGTAATCTATAAACTTTAGTATTTAGTCTAAAACATTATCGAAGAAATAGTTGGAGCTATTTTAAAAATCGATTATGTTGTATAGCTTAAAAAAAGATAAAGTCTCAGCAAATGAATGAAATAAAAATTTAAGATAGCTTATGTCAACAGAATTGAAAAAAAAACTTTGTTGGAATTGTGAGGGACGCGTTGCTCTTACAGAAGAAAATTGTCCATTTTGTGGAGTTTACTTAAGCCCCTCAAGCTTACCGGAAGGTGCAGATCCAAGTCATCATTTAATGCCACCTTACAAAATGGCAGAAAATGATATAGAAAATACTACCGATCAAAATGATTTGCTACAAGAGATTGCAAATCATAGCGACCAAGACAATGAGATTGAAGATCAAACTCAAAACGAAGCAATGGTAGATCCAGCATTAATATCTTTAGCCACATTAATTACTGGGACAATTTTTTTTCTTTTTGGATTAGTAATTTATGTTTTTTCTATAAATGATATTTTTACTCTAAGTTGGAATAAAAGCTATTGGCTAATATTTTTATTTATTAGTTTGCCTTTATTTATGATAGGGATAAAAAATTTAAAAAAAGTAGAAGATTAAAAAAAGCCGCATAAATTATGCAGCTTTTTTAAAAAATATTTTCCTGAAAGCAAGTCATAGACAAGGAATAGAGAATTTAAATAATTTATTCTTCGCTATTGATTCCACAACATTTTTTATATTTTTTTCCACTCCCACAAGGACAAGAGTCATTACGACCAGTTTTTGGACCTACTACAACCGGTTCTAATTTTTCTCTTTGATTAGACTCTATCTCTTCTTCAGGCTGAGGAGCACTTTCACCATTAGTTGTTGTCTTTTCTAAGTCGGAAAGAAAAGAGCGATTTGTTTCCATTTGTAAACCAGCTAATATTTGCTGGATAGACGGATGGGAATAAGGAATAATTTCAAAACGGAACATCCCTTGTGCAATATCAGTGCGAAGATTTTTACCAAATTCATCAAATAAAGCAAAAGCCTCATGCTTAAATTCCATTAACGGATCTCTTTGCCCAAAGCTTCTAAGGTTTACATCAGACCTTAAATGATCCATGGTAAGTAAATGTTCTTGCCAGAGTTGATCATTTTTCCTAATTATAAGGTCACGAATCGCTTCATAGGAATGATTTTTAACTTGTTGCCCATTGTTTAAATTAACTGGTACTTTAGCATTTTCTCTATCGATCTTATCTTTAAAAGCTTGAATAATTTGTTTAGCTGCTAACTCTTCTAATTCTTCTACTTCTATGTATTCTTGGTCAAAGTACCCTTCTGGAAA contains these protein-coding regions:
- the nolT gene encoding Nodulation protein NolT precursor encodes the protein MKKQNRSLKPLLTIFYLFILSFVFSSCESQKTIVNGLEEKEANEIIVYLSTRGIDTVKVRTNEGGAGGGNRAVVWDIAVKQSQATEAMSLLNQVGLPRRRSQNLLNLFSTVGLVPSELQEQIRYQAGIAEQIASTIRKIDGILDAEVQISFPKEDLLNPGTQKERVTASVYVKHNGVLDDPNSHLTTRIKRLVSASVTGLDYDNVTIIPDRARASDLSGTLFLQSPDDRAFVNVWGVTVAKDSLRRFRFIFFSFLLLTFLSLLSMLWMLWKFFPIIKHLGFKQFLKFEQLGKIPKIESAPKEEKSEEDQE
- the ykoV gene encoding putative DNA repair protein YkoV gives rise to the protein MRSIWSGSLSFGLINIPIRLYSGTQEHTLNFDMLHKKDLSPVRYAKVCKEEEKEIPYNEIVKGYEYQKGEYIVIDEKDFQDAFPQKTKLIEILSFTNEVDIDSVFYEKPYFLEPDKGADKAYVLLKEALSHTKKVAIARFIMKNREHIAAIKPYEKGNILILNQLRYFSEIRQSKELKIPDAEISKKEMDMAIKLIEQLEAPFTPQEYKDPYIEDLEKVIDQKIKGIKPSKKATPKAKGKVHDIMSLLKASLETKKQPKKKAG
- a CDS encoding Putative DNA ligase-like protein/MT0965, yielding MGLKKYWQKRKFEETTEPKGSKKSKHKKLLFVVQKHDASHLHYDFRLELLGVLKSWAVPKGPSMNSDDKRLAIEVEDHPYEYHKFEGIIPKGNYGAGTVEIWDNGFYQPLNEKGEIISEEAFLKDLKKGHIRFNLQGKKLKGEFSLIRIQSDKKNQWLLVKKKDSFTSSNSEIELIKNLPNTPMPHQIKPMLSTLVDKPFDNLLWLFEIKWDGYRAIAEVKKGKVNLYSRSFQSFNEAYKPIVQALAKIPFDAVFDGEIVILDENGKSSFEYLQKYSENQFALTYIIFDLLYYEGKNLTSMPLIQRKNLLASVLPKNIPALQYSDHIIEKGISLYKLAKSHHLEGIMAKKMDSLYISKRTHDWLKIKTSEQQEAIICGFTKPKKSRHYFGALILGAYKQGKLTYIGRAGTGFNEKLLEKVYNLILPFKQDKPIFADAPKAKEIVWVEPKFVCEVGFFEWTRSKVMRKPVFLGLREDKEINEVVPEMAEKTQIVKKSSQNLQFTNLDKIFWPQEKYTKGDVIAYYDSVAEWILPYLKNRPMTLHRSPNGIEGPSFYQKDVTIPVPSWVKKYTIQHESREVHYLMAQNKKSLLYIVNLGCIELNPFNSRIQHIEQPDYMIIDLDPVDIEFKHVRTTALTVHYILEDLKVPHFCKTSGGRGIHICIPMGAKYTYDEVKLFGQLIAQLTHQQIPSITSLERSPKNRKKKVYLDYLQNNFGQTLASVYSVRPKPGATVSMPLEWSEVEEDIDPRDFTIKNALERIKEKGDIFKGVLKKGINLEKALEKINKKH
- the mdtK_1 gene encoding Multidrug-efflux transporter, with product MQLTKYKEGSVQELWKISFPLMLSSFSVMFMLFIDRLLLAQYSLDAVNAAVNATTIGWACLFGWIVLCGISEVFVAQYNGANQFDKLGSPVWQMIWLSLLSFFWFIPLGIWGGNLIFSYSDFSHYEKEYFKWMMFFSPSYPLYAALCGFFIGRGKTSLVTGLTIVANIVNAFLDAILIFGIPGWIPSLGVKGAAIATSATGMLQAIILFVVFLKPVYQNKFATLNYRFNKPLFMQCLKIGLPNAIFCVVETIGFAVFYALMTRLGKEYITIAGINQSIMILFFFFAEGLSKGATTIVGNLIGANKNHFVSKVITSGIKLHFIFFLIISSLFYFFADFLLNLFIPQNDSYTFFQYRNALFTSLVFMSAFLLFDGIRLLLAGVLTAAGDTVFLFLAGSGTVWLLFVLPTYFFIYIPKAPVEMASVLCFIYGILSCFIYLYRFLSDSWKKKQIILEKVSISEK
- a CDS encoding putative acetyltransferase YhhY, with product MTLTLINECLDFKNKKIIFRNLNAADTTNYQIFSNQIAKETTFTLHYLNQPICMDNLKLKWDDKSDLFLELGGFDNEQIIAHLSLFKPRPHHPFELHIGEFGLRILKDYWNIGIGSYMLKLMEKFAKSTNFKRLQGRVRTSNSRGLKFYQKNGYEIEGIKKKAVWIDNQWENEFYIAKIFE
- the lipA gene encoding Lipoyl synthase, giving the protein MNKLNVLPQNPEPDNEKESVGKGRFPSWLHRKLPKGSQLWNTGKLIAENRLATVCEEAKCPNLLECWSKRTATFLVMGKECTRNCGFCDIDFSKNPKALEEDEPKRVADSVQKLQLKHVVITMVARDDLADGGACHLSSIIKEIRANNEEITIEVLTSDFNGNKEALKTVLEVKPEIFNHNLETVKELTSRVRHKATYNRSLELLHFVKEMYPSIVVKTGLMVGLGEKEEEVYQTLRDLKEISIDVVTIGQYLQANHKKLLVKEFIHPNVFKRYEEFGYSIGIPYMYCGPFVRSSYNAQLVIKNANNKICQIDSV
- the pdhD gene encoding Dihydrolipoyl dehydrogenase, encoding METTQNSYDIVVIGSGPGGYPAAIRAAQQGKKVALVEAKELGGTCLNRGCIPSKALIASAELYDRMKHANNLGIQIDGLQFDYSKMVDRKDEVVAKIRKGLEGLIKSNNITIINGFATLLTKNEIKIEGKGDSFTLRANKIIIATGSESRSIGSFPFDGNKIIDSTDLLNLRTLPKKLAIIGGGVIGCEFASLFNTFGVEVFIFEMLPRILPMEAINVSEALKKSFLKKGVKLEVNAKVETIEKNSEGITVVLGNGSKIEADMALVAVGRSLNVKDIGLESLGIELTKEGLVKVDAKMETSVPGIYAIGDIASKWWLAHVATHQGIVAADNACGKEAFMHYEAVPSVIFTQPEIATVGLSLESAKEKGYQAKYGSFPFQALGKSQATLHTDGFAQIVIDERTGQILGAQVVGYGASIMIAEMAVAIANELTVECITETIHAHPTIPEAWLEAAYLSLDQPLHMPPVK